One part of the Prochlorococcus marinus str. MIT 9313 genome encodes these proteins:
- a CDS encoding ATP-binding protein, producing MTRTQRRAAIVFTALGWSGVGLGSWALCLLVLQVLFGRQLEMLQTVQLGRDLSLNVRLTELALERYPPALVSELTGLDLAVIDRPPDPPRFDHSLQRQTDALQRQLCQRLSHCPILVPFSAEAAQRGAWIELISPLEPVWLRVGLRSAFGWPPEPIMFGLALVGAVVICGGLFLLFQVDRPLRGLERALARVGDGIDPEAVAAVGAPEVQRLTQRFNAMLLRLSANRRERATMLAGIAHDLRAPITRLSFRLSLPSLSAKDREQCSRDLESLERITGQFLLFAGGGDSEALVELPLEAWMAEVCAAHSADLLRLDLQPLMAKVRPVALGRAVVNLIDNAFTYGLAPVTVSLRGFENSYHIEVWDQGKGMPMDQWERALQPFQRLDESRREQGHSGLGLAIVAHVVSRHAGQLSFVASDGTTKDQPGRFAVRLQLPFNPPD from the coding sequence ATGACGCGGACACAACGCAGGGCGGCGATCGTGTTCACTGCTTTGGGCTGGAGTGGCGTTGGTCTTGGCAGTTGGGCGCTTTGTTTATTGGTTTTGCAGGTGCTCTTTGGCCGACAGTTAGAGATGCTTCAGACCGTTCAACTTGGTCGTGATCTATCACTCAACGTTCGTCTTACTGAGTTAGCTCTTGAGCGGTATCCCCCTGCTTTGGTTTCTGAGCTAACAGGGCTGGATCTAGCAGTGATCGATCGACCACCAGATCCGCCCAGATTTGATCATTCTCTTCAGCGGCAAACAGATGCGCTTCAGAGGCAGCTATGCCAACGACTCTCCCATTGTCCAATTTTGGTTCCTTTCTCGGCTGAAGCTGCGCAACGTGGAGCTTGGATTGAACTTATTTCCCCTTTAGAGCCCGTTTGGCTCCGAGTTGGACTGCGTTCCGCGTTTGGTTGGCCACCGGAGCCAATCATGTTTGGGCTGGCTTTGGTTGGTGCCGTGGTGATTTGTGGTGGTCTTTTTCTTCTCTTTCAGGTTGATCGACCGTTGAGGGGGCTGGAAAGGGCTCTCGCTCGTGTTGGCGATGGTATTGATCCTGAGGCTGTAGCAGCAGTTGGCGCTCCTGAAGTTCAACGCCTCACACAACGTTTCAACGCCATGCTTTTACGCTTATCGGCCAACCGCCGTGAAAGGGCAACGATGCTTGCAGGCATCGCCCACGATCTGAGAGCCCCCATAACTCGACTCAGTTTTCGGCTGTCTTTGCCATCCCTCAGTGCTAAGGATCGTGAGCAATGTTCAAGGGATTTAGAGTCTCTTGAGCGAATTACTGGCCAGTTTCTTCTTTTTGCCGGTGGTGGTGATAGCGAAGCCTTGGTGGAGTTGCCTCTAGAGGCGTGGATGGCAGAAGTCTGCGCTGCTCATTCTGCCGACTTGCTGAGGCTTGATCTTCAACCTCTTATGGCCAAGGTGAGGCCTGTTGCCTTGGGACGAGCAGTTGTCAATCTCATCGACAATGCATTTACCTACGGTTTAGCCCCCGTGACTGTGTCACTGCGTGGTTTTGAAAACAGCTATCACATCGAAGTTTGGGACCAGGGGAAAGGCATGCCAATGGATCAGTGGGAGCGAGCCTTACAACCTTTTCAACGCTTGGATGAATCACGCCGGGAACAGGGGCATAGCGGCCTCGGGTTGGCGATCGTTGCTCATGTTGTTAGTCGACATGCAGGCCAACTTAGTTTTGTTGCTTCTGATGGAACCACTAAAGATCAACCTGGTCGATTTGCCGTAAGGCTTCAATTGCCTTTTAATCCTCCTGACTAG
- a CDS encoding response regulator yields MERSSMIWVVDDDPELRQMVGTYLIDQGYDVRCLSDVKQLEARLEFQRPDLVVLDLMLPGDDGLSALRRLRDAGDDLPVVMLTARGEAVDRIIGLEQGADDYLGKPFLPRELSARIEAVLRRRCALPAGTPLAEGGDVVFGGNVLNLSARTLTQNGSPVVITSGEFSLLSAFVQHPHRPLSRERLIELARGPACDTDSRSMDVQVSRVRRLVEPDSSRPRYIQTVWGYGYVFVPDGEPRSR; encoded by the coding sequence ATGGAACGCTCCTCGATGATCTGGGTTGTGGACGATGACCCAGAACTGCGTCAGATGGTGGGTACCTATCTGATTGACCAGGGTTATGACGTTCGCTGTCTCAGCGATGTCAAGCAACTGGAAGCACGGTTGGAATTTCAACGACCTGATCTTGTTGTCCTTGACTTGATGCTGCCGGGTGATGATGGCCTTTCCGCTCTGCGTCGTTTGCGTGATGCAGGGGATGATTTGCCTGTTGTGATGCTTACCGCGAGGGGGGAGGCCGTTGATCGGATCATCGGTCTCGAGCAAGGTGCAGACGATTACCTCGGCAAGCCATTCCTTCCACGAGAGCTTTCTGCTCGTATTGAAGCCGTTTTGAGACGGCGCTGTGCGCTTCCCGCTGGCACCCCTTTAGCCGAGGGTGGCGATGTGGTTTTTGGTGGGAATGTGTTGAATCTTTCCGCTCGTACCCTGACCCAAAATGGTTCTCCAGTTGTGATTACGAGTGGAGAATTCAGCTTGTTGTCCGCCTTTGTACAACATCCTCATCGCCCTCTTTCTAGGGAAAGATTGATTGAACTCGCACGTGGGCCAGCTTGTGATACAGATAGTCGAAGCATGGATGTTCAGGTTTCGAGGGTGAGAAGGTTGGTCGAACCCGATTCCAGTCGACCTCGCTATATCCAGACGGTATGGGGCTATGGATATGTTTTTGTCCCTGATGGTGAGCCCAGGTCTCGCTGA
- a CDS encoding EF-hand domain-containing protein, whose amino-acid sequence MQSKVFRLITAGLISTGALLNQTAAEALPDGIEYYGQRMEAMFLRLDLNGDGRLDASEVGEKTYLIRRLNRKNSRGYLILEDLRPPGTHPNGKRLQQRFKQADIDGNGKLNRDEAQSIRWLANNFNKLDLNNDRDITMEELWMLQRSLAPHPHPRKH is encoded by the coding sequence TTGCAGTCAAAGGTTTTCAGGTTGATCACTGCAGGACTGATCAGCACTGGAGCTCTGCTAAACCAAACCGCTGCCGAAGCACTACCAGATGGCATTGAGTATTACGGCCAGCGCATGGAAGCCATGTTCTTACGACTGGACCTCAACGGCGATGGTCGGCTGGATGCAAGCGAGGTTGGAGAAAAGACTTACCTGATAAGAAGGCTGAATAGAAAGAATTCACGAGGTTATTTAATTTTAGAGGACTTGCGACCTCCCGGCACTCATCCAAACGGTAAACGTCTCCAACAACGTTTCAAGCAAGCCGATATCGACGGCAATGGGAAACTCAATCGCGATGAAGCTCAATCAATCCGCTGGCTGGCCAACAACTTCAACAAACTGGATTTAAACAACGATAGAGATATAACGATGGAGGAACTTTGGATGCTGCAAAGATCGCTGGCGCCGCATCCTCATCCTCGCAAGCACTAA
- a CDS encoding DUF4335 domain-containing protein: MLNLSFRYDQTAVRLQVEGLPDFSAGHGDGVLGILSSWRLQLVGSPELEGKREHLQALMAAVLPYSRHRISGVSRAFGDETSVVVMSPVGDRHQLLLRSSQPNVPPLTLNLDDAELADLVRCLDELRLDSRVQVHWELPIDYPLPRQELAERVPLGQRLGAPLIGGAALVLIAGLGLLLPVPRNPDGTLSPATSNAPELQSRSDR; the protein is encoded by the coding sequence ATGCTGAATCTCTCTTTCCGTTATGACCAAACGGCAGTCCGCCTTCAGGTGGAGGGCCTGCCAGATTTCTCCGCAGGTCACGGGGATGGTGTTCTAGGCATCCTGTCGAGTTGGCGGCTGCAGTTGGTTGGTTCACCAGAGCTAGAAGGCAAACGTGAACATTTGCAGGCCTTGATGGCTGCTGTGCTCCCCTATTCACGCCACCGCATTTCTGGTGTCAGTCGAGCTTTTGGTGACGAAACCAGTGTGGTTGTTATGTCTCCTGTTGGGGACAGACATCAACTGCTTTTGCGTAGTAGTCAGCCGAATGTCCCTCCTCTCACTCTTAACCTTGATGATGCAGAGCTTGCTGATCTCGTGCGTTGTCTGGATGAACTTCGTCTTGACTCACGAGTGCAGGTTCACTGGGAGTTGCCAATTGATTACCCATTGCCTCGACAGGAATTGGCCGAGCGAGTCCCTCTTGGCCAACGCTTAGGAGCTCCATTGATTGGTGGCGCAGCATTGGTTTTGATTGCAGGTCTTGGTCTGTTGCTGCCTGTTCCACGCAATCCAGATGGAACGCTGTCCCCTGCCACTTCTAATGCGCCAGAGTTGCAATCACGTTCTGATCGTTGA
- a CDS encoding DUF3038 domain-containing protein produces the protein MINATTTSDPSSTVQPQKPFEQKQSGVQNNTVLGRRGLERLDLLLLVVESLDLNGGEAMLWATNQLGLQKQFPNRVELWKRRCHNPLRRATRRGDLSSIDTEALLRLLCFMASRLYPLLHQLLSSREPEELNLQRWTLLDQRLRDLIEERMNPRRGAVQRLLRPEQSQPIQRELVLTLALAAGNGGVDRLRASLLDPTP, from the coding sequence ATGATTAATGCAACAACCACTTCAGATCCTTCATCAACTGTTCAGCCACAGAAACCCTTTGAGCAAAAGCAGAGCGGCGTGCAGAACAACACCGTTCTTGGCAGGAGAGGACTTGAGCGTCTAGACCTTCTCTTGCTTGTGGTCGAATCACTTGATCTCAATGGTGGTGAGGCGATGCTCTGGGCAACCAATCAGTTGGGTTTGCAGAAACAGTTCCCCAACCGGGTTGAGCTTTGGAAGCGACGTTGTCACAATCCACTGAGACGCGCTACCCGTCGAGGTGACCTCAGTTCTATTGATACTGAGGCTTTGCTTCGCCTGCTTTGTTTTATGGCAAGCCGTCTTTATCCCCTTCTTCATCAGCTGCTTTCATCACGTGAACCAGAAGAACTCAATTTGCAGCGCTGGACTTTGCTGGATCAGCGACTGCGCGATCTGATCGAGGAGAGGATGAATCCTCGGCGCGGAGCTGTTCAGCGTCTGTTGAGGCCAGAGCAATCTCAGCCTATTCAGCGTGAGCTGGTGCTTACGCTTGCTCTTGCTGCTGGTAATGGAGGAGTCGATCGCCTGCGCGCCAGCCTGCTTGATCCGACACCCTGA
- a CDS encoding adenine phosphoribosyltransferase, translated as MAAMMPGLRPLRHHSLDLRHLIQDVPDFPKPGILFRDISPLLRDPDGWDEVMRQLGDLCTELKPDLIVGIESRGFIVGTALATNRKIGFVPVRKPGKLPGDVLGIDYSLEYGSDRLEIHADALQGHPRVLLVDDLLATGGTARATVELIEKAGGDLVGCGFVIELAALGGRQQLPVEIPVKSLIIYS; from the coding sequence ATGGCTGCGATGATGCCAGGCCTAAGGCCCCTGCGTCACCACTCTTTGGATCTTCGCCACCTCATTCAAGACGTACCAGACTTTCCAAAACCTGGAATTCTCTTTCGGGACATCAGTCCCCTGCTGCGTGATCCCGATGGCTGGGATGAAGTGATGCGACAGCTAGGAGATCTCTGCACAGAACTCAAACCCGATTTAATTGTCGGAATCGAATCACGTGGATTCATTGTGGGAACAGCTTTAGCAACGAATCGGAAAATCGGCTTTGTTCCGGTTAGGAAGCCTGGCAAATTGCCTGGTGATGTTCTTGGCATCGACTATTCCCTGGAGTACGGCAGCGATCGGCTCGAGATTCATGCGGATGCTCTGCAAGGTCATCCCCGTGTCTTATTGGTGGACGACCTTCTGGCGACTGGAGGAACTGCAAGAGCCACAGTCGAGTTAATCGAGAAAGCTGGTGGCGATCTGGTGGGATGTGGTTTTGTGATCGAATTAGCCGCTCTCGGCGGGCGGCAGCAACTTCCAGTTGAGATACCAGTGAAGTCACTGATTATCTACTCCTGA
- a CDS encoding DUF2949 domain-containing protein, translated as MVISSHPQPSFSPQLLQFLQQKLGLSENALNLGLRQAELEQAPLPVVLWSFGLLSLAQYQQVLDWENDQE; from the coding sequence ATGGTGATCAGTAGCCATCCGCAGCCCTCATTCTCACCCCAGTTACTGCAGTTTTTGCAACAGAAACTCGGCCTTAGCGAGAACGCTCTGAACTTGGGCTTGCGTCAGGCAGAACTTGAGCAAGCACCTCTGCCGGTCGTGCTTTGGAGTTTCGGTTTACTCAGCTTGGCTCAGTATCAGCAGGTTCTCGATTGGGAAAATGATCAGGAGTAG
- a CDS encoding FAD-dependent monooxygenase has translation MNRFHSAAKGSLPVDIRVKILGAGPTGTLLALALARLGNSVTLCDPLTVEELPARSRAYALTHSSRRLLQSLDLWASLIPHLAPFTRLRLDDQELNRHTYFEVDDLSSQNQLHGAVGWILDHRPLMELLIDRLQTSPKVLLNLGRFDDHHLDGHDLVVAADGPRSLTRQAWGINTWNHPYQNGCLTAKVLLRGADPLMAYELFRAEGPLAVLPMGGEVFQMVWSGPLRRCQERAGLSPSCFLDHLAAVLPDGLQPDVLLDRPAAFPLQLAFAFRLQRGRGVLVGESGHRCHPVGGQGLNLCWRDVSTLMNLVKNVDEGKLPVEKLPQVYARKRIFDLVLVGLFTDLIVRFFSSRNILLLMVRLPLMFLLARLSLLRQLLLKAMTDGPITVIRLLPE, from the coding sequence TTGAACCGGTTCCACTCTGCAGCAAAAGGGTCTTTGCCAGTTGACATACGAGTGAAGATCCTTGGCGCTGGTCCCACTGGGACCCTTTTGGCGCTTGCTCTTGCTCGGCTAGGTAACAGCGTCACCCTCTGTGACCCCTTAACAGTGGAAGAGTTGCCAGCACGAAGTAGAGCCTATGCCCTTACGCATTCATCAAGGCGATTGCTTCAATCACTTGATCTATGGGCCTCACTGATTCCTCATCTCGCTCCATTTACAAGATTGCGGCTAGATGATCAGGAGCTGAATCGTCATACCTATTTTGAGGTTGATGATCTTTCAAGCCAAAATCAGCTTCACGGTGCCGTCGGCTGGATTCTTGACCATCGACCATTAATGGAATTGCTGATTGATCGTCTTCAGACATCTCCAAAGGTGCTTTTGAATTTGGGGAGGTTTGATGATCATCATCTTGATGGTCACGATTTGGTTGTTGCGGCTGATGGTCCGAGATCTCTTACCCGGCAGGCATGGGGTATCAACACTTGGAACCATCCTTATCAAAATGGGTGTTTAACCGCCAAGGTGCTGCTTCGGGGTGCTGATCCTTTGATGGCATATGAGCTTTTTCGTGCTGAAGGTCCTCTAGCTGTCTTGCCAATGGGAGGTGAGGTCTTCCAGATGGTTTGGAGTGGTCCTTTGAGACGATGCCAAGAACGTGCTGGTCTGTCTCCTTCGTGCTTTCTTGATCATCTTGCTGCGGTGTTACCAGATGGCCTTCAGCCAGATGTGCTCTTGGATCGTCCTGCGGCATTCCCTCTCCAACTCGCCTTTGCATTTCGTTTGCAGCGAGGTCGTGGCGTCCTTGTGGGTGAATCGGGGCATCGCTGTCACCCTGTCGGAGGACAAGGGTTGAATCTTTGTTGGCGTGACGTAAGCACGTTGATGAACCTTGTGAAGAATGTCGATGAGGGCAAGTTGCCTGTTGAGAAGTTGCCTCAGGTCTATGCCCGCAAGCGCATTTTTGATCTCGTGTTGGTTGGTTTATTTACTGATCTGATCGTGCGCTTTTTCTCCAGCCGAAACATTCTGTTGCTGATGGTTCGACTGCCGCTGATGTTTCTTCTGGCTCGCCTCTCGTTGTTGCGTCAGTTGCTTTTGAAGGCCATGACAGATGGACCCATCACAGTTATCAGATTGTTGCCAGAATGA
- the dapB gene encoding 4-hydroxy-tetrahydrodipicolinate reductase has translation MTSVPPELIPVVVVGALGRMGAEVIKAVHLASDCELVGAVDTTPGKEGVEIGEELGIGVLDVALTSDIEACLCSVSQSFHRTGPGQGAVLVDFTHPSVVYEHTRAAFAYGVHPVIGTTGLSHQQLVDLSEFAAKASMGGAVIPNFSVGMVLLQQAAAAAARFYDNAELTELHHNRKADAPSGTCIKTAEMMEELGKSFNSPEVDEHESLTGSRGGLRASGLRLHSLRLPGLVAHQEVMFGAPGESYTLRHDTIDRSAYMPGVLLTVRKVRQLQGLVYGLERLI, from the coding sequence ATGACCTCAGTCCCTCCAGAGTTGATTCCTGTTGTGGTTGTTGGCGCACTGGGCCGCATGGGGGCTGAGGTCATCAAAGCTGTTCATCTCGCTTCGGATTGTGAGTTGGTTGGTGCAGTCGACACAACGCCAGGCAAGGAAGGTGTGGAGATAGGCGAGGAGCTTGGAATTGGTGTTCTTGATGTTGCTTTGACGTCCGACATTGAGGCTTGTCTTTGTTCTGTCAGCCAGTCTTTTCATAGGACTGGCCCTGGACAAGGCGCTGTGCTTGTTGATTTCACACATCCTTCAGTGGTTTATGAGCACACCAGGGCGGCGTTTGCCTATGGGGTTCATCCGGTCATAGGCACCACAGGACTCTCACATCAGCAGTTGGTTGATCTCAGTGAATTTGCAGCAAAAGCGTCGATGGGAGGCGCTGTGATTCCAAATTTCTCTGTTGGCATGGTCTTACTGCAACAGGCAGCAGCTGCGGCTGCACGCTTTTATGACAATGCAGAACTCACTGAGCTGCATCACAACCGTAAGGCTGATGCCCCGAGTGGCACATGTATAAAAACTGCAGAGATGATGGAGGAGCTCGGTAAAAGTTTTAATTCGCCTGAAGTTGATGAGCATGAATCGCTGACTGGTTCCCGTGGTGGCTTACGAGCTAGTGGCTTAAGACTCCATTCGCTTCGTCTGCCTGGATTGGTTGCCCATCAGGAAGTGATGTTCGGAGCTCCTGGAGAGAGCTATACACTCCGGCACGACACCATTGATCGTTCGGCCTACATGCCAGGTGTGTTGCTAACCGTTCGTAAGGTGCGACAGCTTCAAGGTCTGGTTTATGGCCTTGAACGCCTCATCTGA
- a CDS encoding magnesium chelatase subunit H yields the protein MFTQVRSADRRVAPAENHSHQAVMKAVYLVLEPQYQSALSQAANSLNAQNGAIGVELSGYLIEELRDPSNFADFQADVAEADVFIASLIFIEDLAQKVVDAVTPHRERLKAIVVFPSMPEVMRLNKLGTFTMAQLGQSDSVIANFMKKRKESNGAGFQDAMLKLLNTLPNVLKYLPVDKAQDARSFVLSFQYWLGGTPDNLRNFLLMLADKYVFPATEGEDRPKLDIVEPEIFPDLGIWHPMAPSMFEDLKEYLNWTTSRTDLSEKARKGPMIGLVLQRSHIVTGDDAHYVAVIQELEFRGARVLPIFCGGLDFSKPVNAFFFDPVNPDQPLVDGVVSLTGFALVGGPARQDHPKAIESLKRLSRPYMVALPLVFQTTQEWEVSDLGLHPVQVALQIAIPELDGAIEPIVLSGRDDATGKAHTLQDRVDAIAERAIRWSSLRIKSRAEKKLAITIFSFPPDKGNVGSAAYLDVFGSIHRVLEEMKAQGYDIQNLPKDSKALMEAVINDPEALEGAPELAIAHRMSVAEYEHLTPYSERLEENWGKPPGELNSDGQNLLIYGRHFGNIFVGVQPTFGYEGDPMRLLYSRSASPHHGFAAYYTYLEKIWKADAVLHFGTHGSLEFMPGKQMGMSETCYPDSLIGGLPNLYYYAANNPSEATIAKRRGYASTISYLTPPAENAGLYKGLKELGELVGSYQQLREGGRGVQIVNTIIETARQCNLDRDVDLPEQDAAELDLDQRDAVVGAVYSQLMEIESRLLPCGLHTIGKPPTAEEAIATLVSIAALEREDDGLRSLPGLLAEAIDRKIEDIYKGNDDGILADVELNRTITEASRVAVRAMVQSLTGRDGRVNMKDNSNWYLDWFFNLLQRFGVTRPNAWLQACRKAGFGNIDSIELDKLFSYLRGCLEKICADMEMQSLLRALDGEYVLPGPGGDPIRNPGVLPSGKNIHALDPQAIPTRAAVAAAKGVVDKLIERQRQEQGDWPETIACVLWGTDNIKTYGESLAQILWFIGVNPVPDSVGRVNKLKLIPLEELGRPRIDVVVNCSGVFRDLFINQMALIDQGVKMAAEADEPLDQNFVRKHSLEQAKEQGTSLRDAACRVFSNSSGSYSSNVNLAVENSTWEEENELQEMYLSRKTFAFNADNPGEMNQNREVFESVMKTADVTFQNLDSAEISLTDVSHYFDSDPTNLIKGLRDDGKAPASYIADTTTANAQVRSLSETIRLDSRTKLLNPKWYEGMVNSGYEGVREVAKRLNFTLGWSATSGQVDNFVYEESNETFINDPEMRKRLMELNPHSFRRIVGTLLEVNGRGYWETSDENIQQLQELYQEIEDRIEGVTTPDNQSSGE from the coding sequence ATGTTCACGCAGGTTCGCTCAGCCGATCGCCGAGTTGCTCCTGCGGAGAACCACAGCCATCAAGCTGTCATGAAAGCGGTGTATTTGGTACTCGAACCTCAGTACCAAAGTGCGCTTTCCCAGGCCGCAAACAGCCTCAATGCACAAAATGGAGCCATTGGCGTTGAACTGAGTGGTTACCTCATCGAAGAACTGCGCGATCCAAGCAACTTTGCAGACTTCCAAGCCGATGTAGCCGAAGCCGATGTTTTTATCGCCTCGCTGATTTTCATTGAAGACCTAGCTCAGAAAGTGGTGGACGCTGTCACCCCCCATCGCGAGCGGCTCAAAGCCATTGTTGTTTTCCCTTCCATGCCAGAGGTGATGCGGCTCAACAAGCTTGGCACCTTCACCATGGCCCAGCTGGGACAGAGCGATAGTGTTATCGCCAACTTCATGAAAAAGCGAAAGGAATCAAACGGTGCTGGATTCCAAGACGCAATGCTCAAACTATTAAATACACTCCCCAACGTTCTTAAATATCTGCCGGTTGATAAAGCACAAGATGCAAGAAGCTTCGTGCTCAGCTTTCAATACTGGCTAGGAGGTACGCCTGACAACCTACGCAACTTCCTATTAATGCTGGCGGATAAGTATGTCTTTCCAGCGACAGAAGGAGAAGATCGTCCAAAACTAGACATCGTGGAGCCAGAGATCTTCCCAGACCTGGGCATCTGGCATCCGATGGCCCCGTCGATGTTTGAAGACCTCAAGGAGTACCTCAACTGGACGACCAGCCGCACAGATCTCTCAGAGAAAGCTCGCAAAGGCCCAATGATCGGTCTTGTCCTGCAGCGAAGCCACATTGTCACTGGTGACGATGCCCACTATGTCGCTGTCATTCAAGAGCTTGAGTTCCGTGGTGCACGTGTCCTCCCCATTTTCTGCGGTGGGCTTGATTTCTCTAAGCCTGTCAATGCCTTCTTTTTCGACCCAGTCAACCCTGACCAACCCCTAGTCGATGGGGTGGTTTCCCTCACTGGATTTGCCCTTGTAGGTGGCCCTGCCAGACAGGATCACCCCAAGGCTATCGAATCTCTCAAGCGCCTTAGCCGCCCTTATATGGTTGCGCTCCCGCTTGTCTTCCAGACAACTCAGGAATGGGAAGTTAGTGACTTAGGCCTGCATCCAGTTCAGGTTGCACTACAAATCGCCATCCCCGAATTAGACGGAGCCATCGAGCCAATCGTGCTCTCTGGTAGGGATGATGCCACCGGCAAAGCCCACACACTTCAAGACCGGGTTGATGCGATTGCTGAACGAGCAATCCGTTGGTCATCTCTAAGAATCAAATCAAGAGCTGAGAAAAAATTAGCAATTACTATTTTTAGTTTCCCTCCAGATAAAGGAAATGTTGGCAGTGCTGCCTACCTCGATGTTTTTGGTTCCATCCATCGTGTTTTGGAGGAAATGAAGGCTCAGGGCTACGACATCCAAAACCTCCCCAAAGACTCCAAAGCACTGATGGAGGCGGTAATCAATGATCCTGAAGCACTAGAAGGAGCACCAGAACTGGCCATTGCACACCGAATGAGTGTGGCTGAGTACGAGCACCTGACACCTTATTCAGAGCGCCTTGAAGAAAACTGGGGCAAGCCGCCAGGAGAACTCAATAGTGATGGTCAAAACCTACTGATCTATGGACGTCACTTCGGCAACATCTTTGTAGGCGTTCAACCCACCTTCGGCTACGAAGGAGACCCAATGCGCTTGCTCTACTCAAGAAGCGCCAGTCCTCATCACGGCTTTGCTGCTTACTACACCTATCTCGAAAAGATCTGGAAAGCTGATGCTGTGCTCCATTTTGGCACCCACGGATCTCTCGAATTCATGCCAGGCAAGCAGATGGGCATGAGTGAAACCTGCTATCCAGATTCATTGATCGGAGGGCTGCCAAATCTTTATTACTACGCAGCAAACAATCCCTCCGAAGCAACGATTGCAAAAAGGCGTGGTTATGCCTCCACAATCAGCTACCTCACTCCTCCAGCAGAAAATGCAGGACTTTACAAAGGTCTAAAAGAGCTAGGCGAACTGGTGGGTTCCTACCAACAACTGCGTGAAGGCGGTCGTGGTGTGCAAATCGTCAATACCATCATTGAAACCGCACGCCAATGCAATCTTGATCGCGACGTAGACCTGCCAGAACAAGACGCGGCAGAGCTAGATCTCGACCAACGGGATGCCGTTGTAGGCGCGGTGTATAGCCAATTGATGGAAATCGAGAGTCGCCTTCTGCCATGTGGACTTCACACGATCGGCAAACCACCCACGGCAGAAGAAGCGATAGCGACTCTGGTAAGCATCGCCGCCCTTGAACGTGAAGACGACGGTCTTCGCTCGCTTCCTGGGCTGTTAGCAGAAGCAATAGATCGCAAAATAGAAGATATTTACAAAGGAAATGATGACGGCATTCTTGCTGATGTAGAGCTAAATCGCACTATCACTGAGGCATCTCGTGTCGCCGTTAGGGCGATGGTGCAATCTCTCACTGGACGAGACGGACGCGTGAATATGAAAGATAATTCCAACTGGTATTTGGATTGGTTTTTTAATCTACTTCAGCGTTTTGGTGTAACACGCCCCAATGCATGGCTGCAAGCCTGTAGAAAAGCTGGATTCGGCAACATTGATTCCATTGAGCTTGACAAACTGTTTTCTTATTTGCGCGGTTGCCTTGAAAAGATATGCGCAGACATGGAAATGCAGAGCCTTCTGCGTGCCCTCGATGGAGAATATGTGCTTCCTGGTCCAGGTGGAGACCCAATTAGAAATCCAGGGGTTCTGCCAAGTGGCAAAAACATTCACGCTCTCGATCCACAGGCCATTCCTACCAGAGCTGCCGTTGCTGCAGCAAAAGGAGTCGTCGATAAATTAATTGAACGTCAACGCCAAGAACAGGGTGATTGGCCAGAAACAATTGCCTGTGTTCTTTGGGGTACAGATAACATCAAAACCTACGGCGAATCACTTGCGCAAATTCTCTGGTTTATTGGTGTAAATCCAGTACCAGACTCTGTAGGCCGTGTTAACAAGCTAAAACTCATTCCCCTTGAAGAGCTTGGTCGACCAAGGATTGATGTGGTTGTGAACTGTTCAGGAGTATTTCGAGATCTGTTTATCAACCAAATGGCATTAATCGATCAAGGCGTCAAGATGGCAGCTGAGGCCGATGAACCACTGGATCAAAACTTCGTACGCAAACACTCCCTTGAACAAGCAAAGGAACAAGGCACAAGCCTTAGGGATGCCGCTTGCCGTGTATTTTCTAATTCAAGTGGAAGTTATAGCTCAAACGTAAATCTTGCAGTAGAGAACTCAACATGGGAAGAAGAGAATGAACTTCAAGAGATGTATCTTTCACGCAAGACATTTGCCTTTAATGCTGACAACCCAGGAGAGATGAACCAAAACAGAGAAGTATTTGAATCTGTTATGAAAACAGCAGATGTCACTTTCCAAAACCTTGATTCTGCTGAAATTTCGCTTACTGATGTCAGCCACTACTTCGACTCAGACCCCACAAATTTAATCAAGGGTCTTAGAGATGATGGCAAAGCTCCCGCCAGTTACATCGCAGATACAACAACAGCAAATGCGCAGGTCCGCTCACTGAGCGAAACGATTCGATTGGATTCCCGTACAAAGCTACTTAATCCAAAATGGTATGAAGGCATGGTCAACTCAGGCTATGAAGGCGTTCGCGAAGTCGCCAAGCGCCTGAACTTTACCCTCGGCTGGAGCGCAACTAGCGGACAGGTAGATAACTTTGTCTACGAAGAGTCAAACGAAACCTTCATCAATGATCCAGAGATGCGTAAGCGTCTCATGGAACTTAATCCACATAGTTTCCGTCGTATTGTTGGCACCTTATTAGAAGTTAATGGCAGAGGTTACTGGGAAACATCTGATGAGAATATTCAGCAATTGCAAGAGCTTTACCAGGAAATTGAAGATCGAATTGAAGGAGTAACAACGCCAGACAACCAATCGTCTGGCGAATGA